One Vitis vinifera cultivar Pinot Noir 40024 chromosome 15, ASM3070453v1 genomic window, CCCAAACCTTAATGGACCTCATGAAGCGAGACCATGCTCAGGTTCCGTTTCTTCAAtccttgtttgtttgtttgttttttttggtattCTTGATGTTTGGTTTCTTGAGAAAGccgagaaaaagaaagaagagaaacgacagttttaaattttctgttctttgttttggttttgaGAGATTGATTGAATCTTAGGGTTTTGTTGTGCTAGGTTTTGGTTACGAAGTTAGGTTGAATTGCATGTCGAATGAAAATTTATGCTTCGATGTAACTCAGTTGGGATTCAATCGAATTCagaattcctttgaatcctaaTTCACAATAGACAATATGTTGTTTAAATCAATATTTCCAGATTCCAATGggaattctttgaaaatttgaaaaagatgaaatgaaaatatgaaatgcATAAGTCACTGTTTTTTATAGTTTACGGTTATGCTTGTATCATTTGGTTTTATTCAGATGAATCCAACTAGTTCGAATGACATTATGGGGAGTTGAGTTGAACAAAAATAATGTGTGTTGGTTGTTATTCACTTGAGGCATTCTTGATGAGGTTATTATCCAGGTATAGAGATGACCTATTGGGTTGAATTTGTGGTGTTATTATGTGTTGAaaggttttcttttatttgtgaaCATTTTGCGGGTTGAGGGTGGGTGCTTAAGAGTAAAGACTGTTTGTTTAATAGCTCTGGGGTCGGTTTGTATTAAATTACTTCTTTTGATTTTCAGTTGTTTGTGCTCTCTCTCATAGTGATAATCTCTCATGAGAGAGAAGAATTTTGGCTGATAAAAATTGATACTTTGGATGTGTTCCGCAGGTGCGGTACCTTGCACTTCTCATAATTGATGAACTGTTCATGCGATCAAAGCTTTTCAGAACCCTCCTTGTTGTGAACTTGGATCAATTATTGAGTTTAAGTGTCGGATTTAGAAGAAATCAACCACTCCCTGCTCCTGCTGCTGTTGCATCTATTTTGCGTTCAAAGGCAATTGAATTCTTAGAGAAGTGGAACACTTCATTTGGGATTCATTACAGACAGCTCAGATTAGGGTTTGACTACTTGAAAAACACTCTTAGATTTCAATTTCCTAATCTACAAGCAAATgctgcccggattcaacaagagagaaaggaaagggaGATGAGGTCAAAAGAGATTTTACTGAAGAAGTTTGAAACACTGAAAGAAAAGTTTTCTTCTATTAAAGAGGAAATTCAGTTAACAATGGATGAGATAAGGGAATGTTTAGACATTGTACGTCCTAAAGATGAAAGTGTGCCCCTGGATTTCATAGAGGATGATGAAATGGAAGAGTTCTGTAGTTCTGAATTGCGGCAGATCCGTCTTGATTCATTGAAAGAAGCAGAAAAAGTTCATGAGAATAGTGATAATAAAGTGGTTTTTGATGCATTGAGGGAGCTGTACAAGCTCCTAGTGACAAGGCATTTGGTTTCAGCACAAGAATGGATCTCTGTTCTTATAAGGGTTGAAGTGGCAGATAACAGATCCAGAGACTCGATGCTGAAGGAGTTCATTGATATCCGGAATCATATCCAGTCAGTGAAGAAGAAATGTGAAGAATCAGGCTGTGTTCTTGCTAATACTATGAATGATGAGGAAGAGGATTTTTGGGAGGAGGGTAAGATAGAACTATCTGAGAGTGATAGTTTTACTGCAGCAAACAAGCAAAGTAAAGATCTTGCCAAGGCATCAACTTCCAGCAAAGCAAAAAGTGAAGCTCCTGAATGTAGTAATAAAGAGTCTAATGGCAATAAGAGGTCAGGTCGGGAAAGCATTGAAAGTGATTCAACCTCCCTGAGAAGTAAGCTTTTGGCTGAAGCTCCATTAATGAATTGGGGCTCCTTCTTGGATAACTGGGGTTCAAAGCAAGATGTTTTGGCTAACCAGAGAGGATTGGAGCTTGAAGGCCACTGGGGTAGGGTAGATTATGATGCAGTTATTCCAGCAGAAAAAATTGCAGAGTTGAACATTCAGACAACTGTTTACAAGGAAGAACGTGTCGATATCCAACCATGCCGTGCTCCATTGAGCAAAGGCGGGCTTTGTCAGAGACAAGATTTGAGAGTTTGCCCTTTTCATGGGCCCATAATACCTCGAGATGATGAAGGAAAACCAATCCATGAGAACTCTTCAACAGAAGAGATAACTCTTGATTTAGGGTCTGATTTAGTAGAGCAATTAGCAAAGCAGGCTGTGAAGAATGTTCGAGATAGAGataaagaagaaacaaagaagagaGAATATGATAAACAAGCATTGAAGCGTGCAAAGCTTGCAAAAGTCCGAGAACACAATGAAGCAGTCTTACGAGAAGCTGCAATGGCATCAACTTCAAGATCGGAGGCTTTTGGTGAGGATTTGGGGGCTACCAATATGGATAAACCCTTGGCCAGAAATAAGAAGCAAACTCTAGCCTCCATGTTGCGCaagaaaataacaacaaaaGATCGGTTAGGTCAAAAACTTTTGAACACCCGGGTAAGGGATGAAACTATGAGACAGCTAACGCTGGGTGAGGATGCAAACTACAGAGAAGCCTTCCCAAATCAGTGGTAGAACTCTTTTCCCTGTTGCACCATAGGCTGGCTTTCTTGGAGGCAGGAAGTACAATGGATTCATACGCCCAGTAATGCTCAGGTGCATTTCAGGTTTATTTATTCAAACTCTCAAACCTAGTGCATGAACTTGTTGCTGTCTGCCTTCTGATAATCCATTTGCTGATTTAATGCAATCCGGGCTTGAAGAATGGTGAATGATCCAAGGGGAGCCGTCCAGTCTATAATTTTGTAAGATATTTGTTTGTAtgttaaatttttctttaaatctttCTGATAGATTTTGTTTATTGGAGATGAATAAAGATTTAGATTGAAAGTTCTCAATAATGACTTACGAAATTCTTTGGTTCAGAAGTCAGTAGGCGTCTCAAACATTTgatagtttatatttttatattctgaTGTCATTGTTTCTACTCTCATGTACattcaataaatataataataataatattttacaaataataaaatagaatgcTTATCTAAAGTAATATTAGATTTAAATATCTATATAAAATTAtcctttccttattttatttatatttatattaaattataattatattttatgcttatattttttaaaaataaatcaaattaccTTACTTGAAGTTACCCacaattaatttgaaatttaaattatgagaAAGAATAGAATAGACATGAGAAGCTCCTTCCACAAccacaaatatttgaaaaaaaaaataaaaaaaaaatcctcctctttgaaaaaataatcttcattttctaaaagtaaactataattattattttaattctacatttttatctttagtttcaaaaaaaataaaaaaaattaatgaggataattttgtttaaaaaaagtaAGGCCAAAAAGATTGAGATTATTCTTGAATATGCCTCTTTGATCTAATTcgttgtatttttatttatttattatttttatattataattatattttttaatactttgattattttttaataattgggtttagaaatattttctaaaagataCGCTTTCCATGTCATGTTTATCCTTAAAATGTAAAAGGATTTATATACAAAGCATatctattatttatattttcttatcgaaaaaatacttcatttacttttttattttattttaataaatacaaaaaataaaatccaaatccatgctctctttaatttcttcttCCATAAAAGCAAACTGTGAACACTCACTCAGAGAGGTACAGAGCCAAAGAATCAAATCCACAGTTTCAGTTTCTCTCTCTAGTCTCTCTAGCATTCATTGTGAGTTGGGGCGTTGGGTGAATGGAATCGGGAGAAAGCAGTGAATGTGTTGCAAGTTCTGGTTGTCATCATCACCACAGGTCCTCCTTGAGGCATCatcaaaacggcgtcgtttccGGGGTTCTTCGTCGCTCCCTCACCATGGTCCTGGAGCTGCTTAAGTGCTCTGTTTGCTTCGATTTTATGTACTCACCTATTTATCATGTTTGCTTTTTGATCAATTTTGCTTAATGTGTTCTTCCCTTCTCTCTCAGTTTAGTTGTTTTTCTTACTTTAGTCTTTTGACTTTGTCTAAAAGGAAACCAGAAAATTTCCCTGGAAAATTTTTTTCGTCCAAACAAATAGGGTcgttctggtttttttttttcttggattttatagaaattgtAATGTTGGGTTTTGTTAGGTGTGAAtgttctttctctttttatttttggtggtGGTTGATTGCTGGGGagggttttggatttttttttgccTGAGCTGCACTGGCACCGAATTGAAGTTGTACAttggattaaaatttttttagatgattttatttattggattttttttttgtttttggttaaGTTGGATTGAATTGGAGTCAGAAAAAATAAGGTGAATTTGTGGGATAAAGGAGATTTATGagttaaaaaaatgattctgGTTAGAATTTGAGTTATTTAGGCTCTGAACTTTTATGGCTTTTGAGGTAGATTTTCTCCTGAGTTTATTGATTGAATTCTCTTCTTTTTTCACGTGGTTTCTTGGTTTCATTTTGGATGTGAAGTTGTTGGGGAAACTTAAGAATAACTCCACTGTATGATAAATTTGTTAAGAGTCCAATCCTATATCTTTCTGGCAAAAGGCACTAAATTTGTATTGCCAACTGGATTTTAGAACTGCCTCTCCCTATTCCTGGCCCCTGAGGCCTGTAGTAATTGATTGACAATACCAGTTCTCTTGCTCAGTTCCTTGGTTGTTGAGAAAGAGGCATGGTTATAGAAGAGCATACACCTAGCTCTAGGCATCAAGCACTTGGATCTCTTGGTATGAGTATGACAAGGCTCTGAGTTTGAGAATTCGTGATGCCAATCTTACAAGTGAGATGAAACCGTAAAAGGGTTTGTCTCACATACCTTTTTATCGCACACGGAGGTGTTACACTAAAATGAGTTTCTGCCTATTCAATTCCAAATACTACACCTTGCAACGCCTTACAAAAACTAGGTTGTCACGCGCATAGATGATATCTGACACTCCTTTGATCAGGGACAATATGATAAAGTAGAAGGTCTAAAGGGAAGGTCATTGGAATTACAGAGAGAAGAGTAGACAACATACTAATGATGGTGTTGGATTGTAGAAACAGAGGTGTCGGGATATCAGTATTAAAGAGGAGGGACTATCAATAGGCCTTGAAACTGATGGATTTAGGAGGCGGAATTTTGGTGCATGCGTAAACTTGtataagaaaaaactaaatgtGACTTGTATGATCAAAATTGAATTGTTTTGTCATTTGAAAGCTGTGTTTGGGAGATGAAGAATTCGGAGCTACTTGGCACTTGCTAGTTCCTTTGCGCCTCTGG contains:
- the LOC100250210 gene encoding UV-stimulated scaffold protein A homolog, encoding MEEESGGGPRVVAISLIEKATNSTASEVDPRLLKSIKSVVRSSDSELRIAAQTLMDLMKRDHAQVRYLALLIIDELFMRSKLFRTLLVVNLDQLLSLSVGFRRNQPLPAPAAVASILRSKAIEFLEKWNTSFGIHYRQLRLGFDYLKNTLRFQFPNLQANAARIQQERKEREMRSKEILLKKFETLKEKFSSIKEEIQLTMDEIRECLDIVRPKDESVPLDFIEDDEMEEFCSSELRQIRLDSLKEAEKVHENSDNKVVFDALRELYKLLVTRHLVSAQEWISVLIRVEVADNRSRDSMLKEFIDIRNHIQSVKKKCEESGCVLANTMNDEEEDFWEEGKIELSESDSFTAANKQSKDLAKASTSSKAKSEAPECSNKESNGNKRSGRESIESDSTSLRSKLLAEAPLMNWGSFLDNWGSKQDVLANQRGLELEGHWGRVDYDAVIPAEKIAELNIQTTVYKEERVDIQPCRAPLSKGGLCQRQDLRVCPFHGPIIPRDDEGKPIHENSSTEEITLDLGSDLVEQLAKQAVKNVRDRDKEETKKREYDKQALKRAKLAKVREHNEAVLREAAMASTSRSEAFGEDLGATNMDKPLARNKKQTLASMLRKKITTKDRLGQKLLNTRVRDETMRQLTLGEDANYREAFPNQW